One Deinococcus sp. LM3 genomic region harbors:
- a CDS encoding L-threonylcarbamoyladenylate synthase produces MNDEKNAHGHAGPDWHEQVERAAARLLAGGVVAYPSETVWGLAAHPDHPAAIRRLYDLKGRDAQKPVQVSCLDRAAAQRLILPQPALARLERFWPGPLTVVTPARPDCPEDLAPGGRVGIRLPDHPVALALLERVGGLLATTSCNRSGQPAALTFEQARDLGLGDQVLPDGGYPALGVPSTVLLLPEGLILRAGAVSEAQVRAALTESA; encoded by the coding sequence ATGAACGACGAGAAGAACGCACACGGGCACGCCGGGCCGGACTGGCACGAGCAGGTGGAACGGGCGGCCGCGCGACTCCTGGCGGGCGGCGTGGTCGCGTACCCCAGCGAGACGGTCTGGGGACTGGCGGCGCACCCGGATCACCCGGCCGCCATCCGCCGCCTGTACGACCTGAAAGGACGCGACGCGCAGAAGCCCGTGCAGGTGTCCTGCCTGGACCGCGCGGCGGCCCAGCGCCTGATCCTGCCGCAGCCGGCGCTGGCACGGCTGGAGCGGTTCTGGCCCGGTCCGCTGACGGTCGTCACGCCGGCCCGGCCCGACTGCCCGGAGGACCTCGCGCCGGGCGGCCGGGTCGGGATCCGCCTGCCGGACCACCCGGTGGCACTGGCACTGCTGGAGCGGGTGGGTGGCCTCCTGGCGACGACCAGTTGCAACCGCAGCGGCCAGCCGGCCGCGCTGACCTTCGAGCAGGCGCGGGACCTGGGGTTGGGGGATCAGGTTCTGCCGGACGGTGGGTACCCGGCGCTGGGCGTGCCGAGCACCGTGCTGCTGCTGCCCGAAGGGCTGATCCTGCGGGCCGGGGCGGTCAGCGAGGCGCAGGTCCGGGCCGCCCTGACGGAATCCGCGTGA
- a CDS encoding type II secretion system F family protein, producing the protein MPVFEYRVRDRSGKVLKSQMEAETANQVRDALRAKNLMIVEIKAPKSGLNADIKIPFLDNRPPNLKQVAIFSKQLATLINAGVPLVQSLAILQKQIDHKGFQNVVKNMRTDVESGTPLSDTIVKYPKIFNRLYVNLVRAGETSGTLDSVLERIAAFQEKDLALRGKLKSALTYPVVVLVFAILITYFLLTTIVPQFANILSQLNAPLPLITRVLMAVSDFLQNSTLIIVAIVAAITYIYRWYYKTPKGRMIIDDIKLRIPVFGNLVQKSAIASFARTFGLLISSGVNIIESLEITKGTANNAIVEESIENAKNVVMVGEQMSSSLATSKVFPPMVVSMISIGEETGSLDNMLGKVGDFYDREVDEAVDSMTAAIEPLMIVFLGGIVGVIVAGMFLPMFAIIGQLSQ; encoded by the coding sequence ATGCCCGTCTTCGAATACCGAGTGCGTGACCGCTCCGGCAAGGTGCTGAAATCCCAGATGGAAGCCGAGACGGCCAACCAGGTCCGGGACGCCCTGCGCGCCAAGAACCTGATGATCGTCGAGATCAAGGCCCCCAAATCGGGCCTGAACGCCGACATCAAGATCCCCTTCCTGGATAACCGCCCCCCGAACCTCAAACAGGTGGCCATCTTCAGTAAACAGCTGGCCACGCTGATCAACGCCGGGGTGCCACTGGTGCAGTCGCTGGCGATCCTGCAGAAGCAGATTGACCACAAGGGCTTCCAGAACGTCGTGAAGAACATGCGTACCGACGTCGAGTCCGGCACGCCCCTGAGCGACACCATCGTCAAGTACCCGAAGATCTTCAACCGCCTGTACGTGAACCTCGTGCGCGCCGGCGAGACCAGCGGCACTCTGGATTCGGTCCTGGAGCGCATCGCTGCCTTTCAGGAAAAGGACCTCGCGCTGCGCGGAAAGCTGAAAAGCGCCCTGACCTACCCGGTCGTGGTGCTGGTCTTCGCGATCCTGATCACGTACTTCCTGCTCACCACCATCGTGCCGCAGTTCGCGAACATCCTCTCGCAACTCAACGCCCCCCTGCCGCTGATCACCCGGGTACTGATGGCCGTGTCCGACTTCCTACAGAATTCGACTCTGATTATCGTCGCGATCGTTGCGGCCATCACGTACATCTACCGCTGGTACTACAAGACCCCCAAGGGCCGGATGATCATCGATGACATCAAACTCAGGATTCCAGTCTTCGGGAATCTCGTACAGAAGAGCGCGATCGCGTCATTCGCGCGCACGTTTGGGCTGCTGATCAGCAGCGGCGTGAACATTATCGAGAGCCTGGAGATCACCAAGGGCACCGCGAACAATGCCATCGTCGAGGAAAGCATCGAGAACGCCAAGAACGTCGTCATGGTCGGCGAGCAGATGAGTTCCAGCCTCGCGACCAGCAAGGTCTTCCCGCCCATGGTGGTCAGCATGATCTCCATCGGTGAGGAAACCGGTTCGCTAGACAACATGCTCGGGAAGGTCGGGGACTTCTACGACCGCGAGGTGGACGAGGCCGTGGACAGCATGACGGCCGCTATCGAACCGCTGATGATCGTGTTCCTGGGTGGGATCGTCGGGGTGATCGTGGCCGGGATGTTCCTCCCGATGTTCGCCATCATCGGGCAGCTCAGCCAGTAA
- a CDS encoding S8 family serine peptidase, with protein sequence MQLQSVPAAAVGAPDWSAPRVPGRVLLLGADSLAVQSVTTLSGVVTQAVTDGVRLAFTPAGTDDRAFAVTLQQAGLRAQPDFLYAPLANPNDPGVPGNAGVPISGAGTFTQSYLTRVRAPQAWTFLQGCGKTPVAAKTAILDSKVEAGHPDLTGRVAGSASFLSPDSGGSDTSTGHGTASAGLVGAATNNGRGVAGVTWSGPLLAVEVLGAAGGSTSDLARGLNESVRQGAKVINMSLGLAGDPGDAVLAQALTDAARSAVLVAAAGNTAGDGVYYPASHPDVIAVGAVAQNDGQLACYSARPSAARPRPLNIVAPGGAGNCPGATNAAQMLILAPGGGYTLGAGTSFAAPLVSGVAALMRAANPALSAADTKARLLASVNGAAGQPLLDANAAVRAATR encoded by the coding sequence GTGCAGCTACAGTCCGTTCCGGCGGCAGCGGTGGGCGCGCCGGACTGGAGTGCGCCGCGCGTGCCGGGGCGGGTGCTGCTGCTGGGCGCAGATTCCCTGGCGGTGCAGTCCGTGACGACCCTGTCGGGCGTGGTGACGCAGGCGGTCACGGACGGCGTGCGACTGGCCTTCACGCCCGCCGGTACGGATGACCGTGCGTTCGCCGTGACGTTGCAGCAGGCCGGACTGCGTGCCCAGCCGGACTTCCTGTACGCGCCACTGGCGAACCCGAACGATCCGGGTGTGCCGGGGAACGCGGGCGTCCCGATCAGCGGGGCCGGGACGTTCACGCAGTCGTACCTGACGCGCGTGCGTGCCCCGCAGGCGTGGACGTTCCTGCAGGGCTGCGGCAAGACGCCGGTTGCCGCGAAGACCGCCATCCTGGACTCGAAAGTCGAGGCGGGTCACCCGGACCTGACGGGCCGCGTGGCCGGCAGCGCGTCGTTCCTCAGCCCGGACTCGGGCGGGTCGGATACCAGCACCGGGCACGGAACGGCGTCGGCGGGACTGGTGGGTGCCGCCACGAACAACGGGCGCGGCGTGGCAGGTGTCACCTGGAGCGGCCCGCTGCTGGCCGTGGAAGTGCTGGGCGCGGCGGGCGGTAGCACCAGCGATCTGGCGCGCGGCCTGAACGAATCGGTGCGGCAGGGCGCGAAGGTCATCAACATGAGCCTCGGACTGGCTGGCGATCCTGGAGACGCCGTGCTGGCCCAGGCCCTCACGGACGCCGCGAGGAGCGCCGTGCTGGTCGCCGCTGCCGGGAATACGGCCGGGGACGGCGTGTACTACCCGGCCAGCCACCCGGACGTGATCGCTGTGGGTGCCGTCGCGCAGAACGACGGTCAACTCGCCTGTTACAGCGCCCGCCCCAGCGCCGCCCGGCCCCGCCCCCTGAACATCGTCGCGCCGGGCGGCGCCGGCAACTGCCCCGGAGCCACGAACGCCGCGCAGATGCTGATCCTCGCGCCTGGCGGCGGGTACACCCTGGGCGCAGGAACCAGTTTCGCCGCGCCCCTCGTCAGTGGCGTGGCCGCCCTGATGCGCGCCGCGAACCCCGCCCTGAGTGCCGCCGACACGAAGGCCCGGCTGCTGGCCAGCGTGAACGGCGCGGCCGGGCAACCCCTGCTGGACGCGAACGCCGCCGTGCGAGCCGCCACCCGCTGA
- a CDS encoding HNH endonuclease gives MTDHHLVPKSQGRRQGVKLGEIPTVKMCAACQGFLSKTFSNAQLANELNTVEAIREREEVQKFVKWVQKQPLTKGVRVH, from the coding sequence ATGACGGACCATCACTTGGTGCCCAAGTCGCAGGGGCGGCGGCAGGGCGTGAAGCTGGGCGAGATCCCGACCGTGAAGATGTGCGCGGCCTGCCAGGGCTTCCTGAGCAAGACGTTCAGTAACGCGCAGCTAGCCAATGAACTGAATACCGTCGAGGCGATCCGCGAGCGGGAAGAAGTGCAGAAGTTCGTGAAGTGGGTGCAGAAGCAGCCGCTGACGAAGGGTGTGCGCGTTCACTGA